The Prosthecobacter fusiformis sequence GGTATGAAAAACTCAGCACCGTCCTCATTGAAGGACTCGGCTATACCTTTCCTCAGGTCACAAAAACGGAACTCGATCCCCTCCAGCGCGAAGTCTTGAAAAAAGACGAACTCTTCTTCAACCGCTGGCGTCCGCAAAACGAGACCTACCTCTTCGGCTTCCGCAAACATGAGCAAGGGCAAAATGCCAAGGAAATCCCCATGTTCGACCCCCTCATTGACCAAGCCGACGCAAAAATCCAAGAACTCAAAGCGGCCATTCTCGCCAGCAAAAAGGCTCTGTGAATAATCGCGCTTAATTCTCTCCCAGGCGGGAGCTGCATTTCACTCAGAGGCCAACCCCCAAAAAGCACCCCCAGGCTTGCGTCAGCCGACAATGCCGCTACTTTCTACACCCCGTCTATGTGGAAAGGTCGTTTTGCCCAAGAAACCAGCCAGCTCGTGCAGAGTTATGGAGAGTCCGTGTCCTTTGACTGGAGGCTCTATGCGCATGACATCCGTGGCTCCATTGCGCATTCCAAAGGCCTAGTCAAAGCAGGCATCCTGACGGCTGACGAGCAGTCCTCCATTGAAAAAGGCCTCCTCGAAATCAGGTCTGAGATCGAAGCAGGCAAGTTTGAGTTCAAGACGTCCCTGGAAGACGTACACATGAACATCGAATCCGAGCTGACCCGCCGCATCGGTCCAGCCGGAGCCAAATTGCACACCGCCCGCAGTCGCAACGACCAGGTGGCCACCGATGTGCGTCTTTATACCCGCGATGCCGTCACGGAAATCGTGGACCTCGTCGCCAGCCTGCAGCGTGCCTTAATCGAAGCTGCCGAACGCGCCGGCACCGCCGTGGTCCCAGGATATACCCACCTTCAGCGCGGCCAGCCCGTGCTCTTCGCTCACCATCTCCTGGCCTATGTGGAAATGCTGGAGCGGGATGCGCAGCGTCTCCTGGATGCCAATGACCGGCTCAATGTCATGCCCCTGGGCTCAGGTGCCCTGGCTGGCTCCACCATCATTCTGGACCGTGAATACGTGGCCGAGTTGCTCGACTTCGACTCCGTTTCCCAAAACAGCATGGATGCCGTCAGTGACCGCGACTTTGCTGCCGAAGTCCTGTTTTCCATCGCCCTCTGCGGCGTGCATTTGTCACGCCTGAGCGAGGACATCATCCTCTGGTGCAGTGCCGAATTTGGATTCGTCACCCTCAGCGATGCCCACACCACGGGCTCAAGCCTGATGCCGCAGAAGAAAAATCCAGACGTTGCCGAGCTCACGCGTGGCAAGTCTGGACGCCTTATTGGCAATCTCATGGCCCTGCTCACTCTGCTCAAGGGACTGCCCATGACCTATAACCGGGACATGCAGGAGGACAAAGAACCCCTCTTTGATTCTCTCGACACCATTCAGGCCGCCCTCGCCGTCTTTGCTGAAATGATCTCCGGCATGGAGGTGAATGAAACCCGCACCCGCGCCGCCACCAGTGACCCGATGCTGCTGGCTACGGATCTGGCCGACTATCTGGTCAATCACGGGGTCCCATTCCGTCAGGCCCACGAAGTCATAGGTAAACTGGTCGCCCATTCCATCGCCGAAAAAGTCGCCTTTGAAGATATTCCTCTGGCGCAGTATCAGGAATTCTCCCCGGCTTTTGAGGCTGATCTTTTTGACTGTCTCAATCTGGACACCGCATTAGCCGCCCGCAAAGGCATCGGTGCCCCTTCACCCAAAAACGTGGCGGCTCAGATCGCCTTCTGGAAAGAAGCCCTCAGCGAATGAGCCAGGACACGACCGACTTCCCACTTTTCAAGGTCGAAGACAGCGACGGATGGCAGCGTGTGTCCTGTGAGCGCCTTTTCGACAATCCACACATCAGTGTGGACAAGGTGGAATGTCTGACCCCGCACCGTCAGGAAAAAGCGGTGCCCTGGCTGGTCGTGGAAAGAAAGGCTGCCGTCGCCATCGCTCCGATGACTGAGGACGGCCAATTTGTCCTCATTTCCCAAGAACGCATACCTGTACAGCAGACACTGTGGGAATTTCCCGCCGGCCAGATTGACGTCCCCCTGGCCGAAATCACCCCAGAAACCGTTATAGACACCGCCCTGCGGGAGTTGCTGGAAGAAACCGGCTATGCTCTCGCCCCCGGCGGAGTGCTGGAACCGCTCGGTTGGTTCCTTCCTTCGCAAGGTTTCACCGATGAGCACGTTTATCTATTTCAAGCGAAGCCCGTGTGCGTCGTCAGCCGTCCTACCCCGGATGGAAGCGAGCACATCAGCGACGTGCGCTTGGTCAGTTCAGAAGAGTTGCGGAGGATGATCGCTGACAATGAGATCACCACCGCCCTGACACTGGCCTTGTATGCGCGGATGGCGGCCAAGGGAACGAATTGAGGCGTTGAACTAAACCTCCTAAACTTCACCTGATATGTGGCAAGGCATCCTGAACAAAGTCTTCAAAGTCCGCGAAAAAGTCGCGATGAACCTCAGCAAAGATGATGAGGAAAAACCCTTCCTGGAGCATCTGGACGACCTGCGTACCATGCTCGTACGCATGGGCATGACGCTTATCGCGTCCACCATCATCTCATTCGTTTTTTACCAGGAGTTGTTCAAGGCGCTCTTGTATCCGATGGTCCTGGCTGGATTTGCCCCGGACATCGAATCCGCCAAAAAACTGCTCATTAACATTGATGTCGCCGGTCCTTTCATGATGGCGGTGAATGTCTCGTTGATCGCAGCCGTCATTGCTTCCTTTCCCCTGCTGCTGGTCTTTCTTCTCCAGTTCATCCTGCCAGGGCTGAAGGCCACAGAGAAAAAACTGCTCTTCCCAGCCATCGGCGTCGGCACAGGTCTCTTCCTCAGCGGTGCCTCCTTCGCCTATTGGGTGGTGCTACCAAGGGCGCTGATCTTTTTCTCTGAGTTTGCTGAGTCCGTGGGTGCAAATCAGATGTGGGCGCTGAACGAATACGTCACTTTTACAACGCGTTTCATTCTGGTGTTCGGCATCGCGTTTGAGTTGCCAGTCATCGTTATGGCCTTGGTGAAGCTGGATTTCTTGAATTACCGAATCATGAAGTCCACCTGGCGTCATGCGCTCGTCGCCATCACGCTGTTTGCGGCCATCATCACACCTACTCCGGACGTGCTCACCCTCATGCTTATGTCGGGGCCGCTTTACGTCCTGTATGCCATCTGCGTCACGCTGGCCTATTTCATGGAGAAGAAGGACAAGGAAGCCTATCCCGAATACTACGCTGAGCTTGAAAAAGACCAGAAGGAGCTGGAAAAAGAGGGCACAGACGAATGGGACAATGAGA is a genomic window containing:
- the argH gene encoding argininosuccinate lyase, yielding MWKGRFAQETSQLVQSYGESVSFDWRLYAHDIRGSIAHSKGLVKAGILTADEQSSIEKGLLEIRSEIEAGKFEFKTSLEDVHMNIESELTRRIGPAGAKLHTARSRNDQVATDVRLYTRDAVTEIVDLVASLQRALIEAAERAGTAVVPGYTHLQRGQPVLFAHHLLAYVEMLERDAQRLLDANDRLNVMPLGSGALAGSTIILDREYVAELLDFDSVSQNSMDAVSDRDFAAEVLFSIALCGVHLSRLSEDIILWCSAEFGFVTLSDAHTTGSSLMPQKKNPDVAELTRGKSGRLIGNLMALLTLLKGLPMTYNRDMQEDKEPLFDSLDTIQAALAVFAEMISGMEVNETRTRAATSDPMLLATDLADYLVNHGVPFRQAHEVIGKLVAHSIAEKVAFEDIPLAQYQEFSPAFEADLFDCLNLDTALAARKGIGAPSPKNVAAQIAFWKEALSE
- a CDS encoding NUDIX hydrolase, with the protein product MSQDTTDFPLFKVEDSDGWQRVSCERLFDNPHISVDKVECLTPHRQEKAVPWLVVERKAAVAIAPMTEDGQFVLISQERIPVQQTLWEFPAGQIDVPLAEITPETVIDTALRELLEETGYALAPGGVLEPLGWFLPSQGFTDEHVYLFQAKPVCVVSRPTPDGSEHISDVRLVSSEELRRMIADNEITTALTLALYARMAAKGTN
- the tatC gene encoding twin-arginine translocase subunit TatC, giving the protein MWQGILNKVFKVREKVAMNLSKDDEEKPFLEHLDDLRTMLVRMGMTLIASTIISFVFYQELFKALLYPMVLAGFAPDIESAKKLLINIDVAGPFMMAVNVSLIAAVIASFPLLLVFLLQFILPGLKATEKKLLFPAIGVGTGLFLSGASFAYWVVLPRALIFFSEFAESVGANQMWALNEYVTFTTRFILVFGIAFELPVIVMALVKLDFLNYRIMKSTWRHALVAITLFAAIITPTPDVLTLMLMSGPLYVLYAICVTLAYFMEKKDKEAYPEYYAELEKDQKELEKEGTDEWDNENYNPWFSEDEKDEDDEYQKPRVTPSAPPPEIEKASKTVSMTDTLDEPVDEGEDQSSVMPDEDETEPPSPSAEDKPISEKSTEELAREDESRSGNPPV